The Sphaerospermopsis torques-reginae ITEP-024 genome has a window encoding:
- a CDS encoding PfaB family protein yields MNNQERMNAKMAAKMAIIGMDAFFGECDGLDAFEGSIYDGKQHFIPLPEKRWHGINEQEKLLQGYGLETGTAPNGAYIQDFELDTLAYKIPPNEVEKINPQQTLLLKVCDRALKDSNIQPNSNVAVIIAADTELSVHQLQQRWNSAWQLKDGLNAAEIALLPEKITQLENIVKDSLHHQVDIGEYLSYVGNIMASRVSSLWNFSGPSFTISAVETATFKALELAEMLLATNEVEAVVVGAVDLAGGVENVLLKNQFGKLNTGINTLSFDQNADGWNVGEGAGAVVLQRHDTALQNNQRIYAVIDGLSISQSHSMAIDADTIEQVCKQAFKQADIQPQEVNYLEVCGSGIPQEDEAEIQGMLQAYPSVGDGLHCAIGSVKANIGHTFVASGMASLIKTALSLYYKYIPATPNWSGVKTPQVWEESPFYIATESRPWFLQKEVKCRISAINSIGCDGSFAHVILSEETQQEERNSRYLESRPYHLFPINGNDETSLLTALNNLEKTIANAECLKTAASQTFINFQQQTNANYTLSITGRNQKELLKEINSAKKGVTNAFINGKDWVTPIGSYFTPKPLGKNSEIAFVYPAAVNTYVGIGRTLFRLFPKAFDDVIVKSLYKRAADVEKLVFPRSLKKLTTRELETLEKKLLDDSLAMFEAEMLFTRFITTIISEDFKVKPKYIFGYSLGETSMMVAQGVWSNFYQGSNTFNSSSLFGDRLSGQKNAVREYWGLPKNSTNHDNNLWSNYVLMSTPAQVREVLKGENRVYLSQINTPEEVLIAGEPAACERVIKKLGCNAFPAPFDHVIHAPAMQSEYPELFKLNNLPAQKIPGVICYSAAEYQPITLESEVIAHNIAKGLCQQLDFPRLVNRVYQDGAKVFIEAGAGGICSRWIDKILSNQEHITVSLNRRGLDDHTSIVKALAKLLSHGVKLDISPLYNLSLATTKINKATWRKVTLGGNSITAEILKAENRQLFQKDTQQNPESHTNYREYKIINSLKLSYQIQPQDIYPQPEKPEVKTLIDNRFQPQEELKSSELTSTQKPKPKKLLRKIHMNDLKIAQYQKLTNNNSKLTKAHTSFLEARKDFSQQMSEIIKLQLACAQNLLQQEK; encoded by the coding sequence ATGAATAATCAAGAAAGAATGAACGCAAAAATGGCAGCGAAAATGGCAATTATTGGCATGGATGCCTTTTTTGGGGAATGTGATGGTTTAGATGCTTTTGAGGGCAGTATTTACGACGGAAAACAGCATTTTATTCCCTTACCTGAAAAAAGATGGCACGGGATTAATGAACAAGAAAAATTATTGCAAGGTTACGGTTTAGAAACAGGAACAGCACCCAATGGTGCATACATTCAAGATTTTGAACTTGACACATTAGCTTACAAAATTCCACCCAACGAAGTTGAAAAAATCAACCCGCAGCAAACTTTATTATTAAAAGTGTGCGATCGCGCCCTCAAAGATAGTAACATTCAACCTAATAGTAATGTCGCTGTCATTATCGCCGCCGATACAGAATTATCTGTACACCAACTACAACAAAGGTGGAATTCTGCTTGGCAATTAAAAGATGGTTTGAATGCTGCGGAAATTGCCTTACTACCAGAAAAAATCACCCAATTAGAAAACATAGTTAAAGATAGTCTTCACCATCAAGTTGATATTGGCGAATATCTCAGTTATGTCGGCAATATTATGGCCAGTCGAGTTTCTTCTTTGTGGAATTTCTCTGGTCCATCCTTCACTATTAGCGCGGTAGAAACTGCCACATTTAAAGCTTTAGAATTAGCAGAAATGCTATTAGCAACTAACGAAGTTGAAGCAGTAGTTGTTGGTGCTGTTGACTTAGCAGGAGGTGTAGAAAATGTCTTACTCAAAAATCAATTTGGTAAGCTAAATACAGGCATAAATACCCTCAGTTTTGATCAAAATGCAGACGGTTGGAATGTGGGAGAAGGTGCAGGTGCGGTAGTTTTGCAACGACATGATACAGCTTTGCAAAATAATCAACGCATCTATGCAGTAATTGATGGTTTAAGTATTAGTCAATCTCATTCAATGGCTATAGATGCAGATACCATTGAACAAGTCTGCAAACAAGCATTTAAACAAGCCGACATTCAACCCCAAGAGGTCAACTACTTAGAAGTCTGCGGTAGTGGCATACCCCAAGAGGATGAAGCTGAAATTCAAGGAATGTTACAGGCTTATCCCTCGGTGGGAGATGGTTTACACTGCGCCATTGGTAGCGTCAAAGCTAACATTGGTCATACTTTTGTCGCTTCCGGTATGGCCAGTTTAATCAAAACTGCCCTCAGCCTGTACTATAAATATATACCAGCAACCCCCAACTGGTCAGGTGTAAAAACACCGCAAGTATGGGAAGAAAGCCCCTTTTATATCGCTACCGAGTCCAGACCTTGGTTTTTACAAAAAGAGGTCAAGTGCAGAATTTCTGCTATTAATAGTATCGGTTGTGACGGTTCTTTTGCTCACGTGATTTTATCAGAAGAAACTCAACAAGAAGAACGCAATAGCAGATATTTAGAATCACGTCCCTATCATCTTTTCCCCATCAATGGAAATGATGAAACTAGCTTATTAACTGCGTTAAATAACCTAGAAAAAACCATTGCCAATGCTGAATGTTTGAAAACCGCAGCCAGTCAAACATTTATCAATTTTCAACAACAAACTAACGCCAATTATACCTTATCCATCACCGGACGCAACCAAAAAGAACTACTTAAAGAAATCAATTCTGCTAAAAAAGGTGTAACCAATGCCTTTATAAATGGTAAAGATTGGGTAACACCAATAGGCAGTTATTTTACACCCAAACCATTAGGAAAAAATAGCGAAATTGCTTTTGTTTATCCTGCGGCTGTTAACACTTATGTCGGTATTGGACGGACATTATTCCGACTATTTCCTAAAGCCTTTGACGACGTAATTGTTAAAAGTTTGTACAAACGGGCAGCAGATGTAGAGAAATTAGTATTTCCCAGGAGTTTAAAGAAACTAACTACCAGAGAATTAGAAACATTAGAAAAGAAATTGTTAGATGATTCTTTGGCAATGTTTGAAGCAGAAATGCTCTTTACCAGATTCATCACCACAATTATTAGTGAAGACTTCAAAGTTAAACCCAAATACATCTTTGGGTACAGCTTAGGTGAAACCAGTATGATGGTTGCCCAAGGCGTTTGGAGTAACTTTTATCAAGGCAGTAACACCTTCAATTCATCATCATTATTTGGGGATAGATTATCAGGACAAAAAAATGCAGTCAGAGAGTATTGGGGACTACCAAAAAATTCTACAAATCATGATAATAATTTGTGGAGTAACTACGTTTTAATGTCCACTCCTGCCCAAGTCAGAGAAGTTTTAAAAGGTGAAAACCGTGTCTACCTCAGCCAAATTAATACACCAGAAGAAGTATTAATTGCCGGTGAACCAGCAGCGTGTGAACGAGTGATCAAAAAACTAGGATGTAACGCTTTTCCTGCACCTTTTGACCACGTTATTCACGCTCCAGCGATGCAGTCAGAATACCCAGAACTATTCAAGCTCAACAACTTACCCGCACAAAAAATTCCCGGAGTTATCTGTTATTCTGCGGCAGAATATCAACCAATTACTTTAGAAAGTGAAGTAATTGCCCATAATATCGCCAAAGGATTATGTCAACAATTAGACTTTCCTCGCTTAGTAAATCGTGTTTACCAAGACGGTGCAAAAGTATTTATTGAAGCTGGTGCTGGTGGCATTTGTTCACGGTGGATAGATAAAATTCTCAGTAACCAAGAACATATTACCGTATCCTTAAATCGTCGTGGCTTAGATGACCATACATCAATAGTCAAAGCATTAGCAAAACTGCTCAGTCATGGAGTTAAATTAGATATTTCTCCTCTGTATAATCTTTCCTTAGCTACCACTAAAATCAACAAAGCAACCTGGAGAAAAGTAACCCTTGGTGGTAACTCCATCACAGCCGAAATATTGAAAGCAGAAAACCGCCAACTGTTCCAAAAAGATACACAGCAAAATCCAGAATCACACACTAATTACCGAGAGTATAAAATCATTAACTCTCTCAAACTATCCTATCAAATTCAACCCCAAGACATTTATCCACAACCAGAAAAACCGGAAGTAAAAACGCTCATAGATAACCGTTTCCAACCCCAAGAAGAATTAAAATCTTCTGAACTAACCAGCACTCAAAAACCCAAACCTAAAAAACTACTTCGTAAAATTCACATGAACGATTTAAAAATAGCGCAGTATCAAAAACTGACCAACAACAACTCCAAATTAACAAAAGCACACACCAGCTTTTTAGAAGCTAGAAAAGACTTCAGCCAACAAATGAGCGAAATCATCAAACTACAATTAGCTTGCGCTCAAAACTTACTGCAACAGGAAAAATAA
- a CDS encoding PfaD family polyunsaturated fatty acid/polyketide biosynthesis protein, producing MTTFNTVLNKPNNGLTFSHISQHQTQTWRGSLDYIAFEQNAIKQKLLTLEKPCHIVKIAGNIGVTNDGYLTPANNGASEQAELLISLPALELQQFGDRSFLSTYNVKYAYMTGAMAGGIASEEMVIALGKQQLLGSFGAGGLPPERLETAIKNIQTALPNGPYAFNLIHSPNEPAIESRAVELYLKYGVTIVEASAFLDLTPNIVYYRIAGLSLNSNHQIEIKNKVIAKISRREVATKFMQPPPERMVKELLTQGLITELQANLASKVSMADDITVEADSGGHTDNRPLVCLLPSIISLRDEIQAKYNYEKPIRVGVAGGIGTPESALAAFMMGAAYIVTGSINQSCIESGACEYTKKLLAQAEMADMMMAPAADMFEMGVKLQVLKRGTMFPMRAQKLYELYRAYDSIEEIPQAEREKLEKQIFRKTIAEVWEGTAAYLSQKNPEKLGKAVNNPKLKMALIFRWYLGLSSRWSSSGEKGREVDYQIWCGPAMGSFNDWVKGSYLAAPENRHVVDVAHHIMLGTAFLYRIQNLKFQGLQLPSFYSQYQPVNSTLEM from the coding sequence GTGACAACATTTAATACGGTACTCAACAAACCCAACAACGGACTTACCTTCTCCCACATTTCCCAACATCAAACCCAAACTTGGAGAGGTTCATTAGATTATATTGCCTTTGAACAAAACGCCATCAAACAAAAACTTCTCACCCTAGAAAAACCCTGTCATATAGTCAAAATAGCAGGTAACATCGGCGTAACCAACGACGGATATTTAACACCTGCTAACAATGGTGCATCCGAACAAGCAGAACTATTAATATCATTACCAGCATTAGAACTGCAACAATTTGGCGATCGCTCTTTCCTCTCCACCTATAATGTAAAATATGCCTACATGACTGGTGCAATGGCTGGAGGAATAGCATCTGAAGAAATGGTCATTGCACTAGGAAAACAACAACTTTTAGGTTCATTTGGTGCAGGTGGTTTACCTCCAGAACGCCTAGAAACAGCCATTAAAAACATCCAAACTGCTCTACCCAATGGACCTTATGCTTTTAATTTAATTCACAGTCCCAACGAACCAGCAATAGAAAGCCGCGCTGTAGAATTATACTTAAAATATGGCGTTACCATCGTCGAAGCATCGGCATTTTTAGACTTAACTCCTAACATTGTTTATTATCGCATTGCTGGATTAAGTTTAAATTCTAATCATCAAATTGAAATCAAAAATAAAGTCATTGCTAAAATTTCTCGGCGGGAAGTTGCTACCAAATTTATGCAGCCACCCCCAGAAAGAATGGTTAAAGAATTGCTTACCCAAGGATTAATTACCGAACTGCAAGCAAATTTAGCCAGCAAAGTTTCAATGGCTGATGATATTACCGTAGAAGCTGATTCTGGCGGTCATACAGATAATCGTCCCCTCGTATGTTTACTACCTTCAATTATTAGTTTACGGGACGAAATTCAAGCTAAATATAATTACGAAAAACCCATTAGAGTGGGAGTAGCAGGAGGTATTGGTACACCAGAATCCGCCCTAGCAGCATTTATGATGGGTGCGGCTTATATCGTCACTGGTTCTATCAATCAATCTTGCATCGAATCAGGAGCTTGTGAATACACCAAAAAGTTATTAGCACAAGCAGAAATGGCAGATATGATGATGGCACCAGCCGCCGATATGTTTGAAATGGGAGTCAAATTACAAGTCTTAAAACGGGGAACAATGTTTCCCATGCGGGCGCAAAAACTATATGAATTATACCGCGCTTATGACTCAATTGAAGAAATTCCCCAAGCAGAAAGAGAGAAATTAGAAAAACAAATCTTCCGTAAAACTATCGCCGAAGTTTGGGAAGGTACAGCCGCTTATTTATCTCAGAAAAACCCTGAAAAATTAGGTAAAGCTGTAAATAATCCTAAATTAAAAATGGCTTTAATTTTCCGTTGGTATTTAGGTTTATCTTCTCGCTGGTCTAGTAGTGGTGAAAAAGGTCGAGAAGTAGATTATCAAATTTGGTGCGGTCCTGCAATGGGCAGTTTTAACGACTGGGTAAAAGGTTCTTATTTAGCAGCACCAGAAAACCGTCACGTTGTTGATGTTGCCCATCACATTATGTTAGGAACTGCCTTTTTATATCGTATTCAAAACCTAAAATTCCAAGGTTTGCAACTTCCCAGTTTTTACAGTCAATATCAACCCGTTAACTCTACATTGGAGATGTAA
- a CDS encoding thioester reductase domain-containing protein, with product MSLTTTYSAAQIQDFMVANLAEVLGTTPEEIDVQEHLENYGLDSAQAMIIISKLENLLGFKPSPVLLWHYPTIAALSQRLSEENPENAQLENSANGTVNNVNIPVPFLDLGAEVVLDPTIQPVGKNTVDITNPKNIFLTGGTGYLGAFIIKELLAETPATIYCLVRGADVAEAKSKLIKNLQQYAIWDDQYSDRLIPIVGDLSLPLLGIGAEQFENLAANIDTIYHSGALLNYVYPYSALKAANVLGTQEVLRLACKTKVKPVHYVSSVAVFESTAYAGKVVKEQDRFDDWQGIFLGYSQTKWVAEKLVKIAGDRGLPITIYRPPLIAGDSQTGICNTHDFINLMIKGCLQMGSFPDVDYMLDMSPVDYVSKAVVYLSRQEKSLGQAFHLQHPQPASLKSLVEWIRTFGFKLEMISYEQWQNELINNVTDQENPLYTLKPFLLERWSDEQITIPDLYLQARRPIISCEKTLEALKGSSIACPQIDSQLLITYTSYLMQTGFLTLA from the coding sequence ATGAGTTTAACAACTACTTATAGTGCTGCTCAAATTCAAGATTTCATGGTTGCCAACTTAGCAGAAGTCTTAGGAACAACACCAGAAGAAATTGACGTTCAAGAACATCTAGAAAATTATGGTTTGGATTCTGCCCAAGCTATGATTATTATTAGTAAATTAGAAAATTTACTAGGTTTTAAACCCTCTCCGGTTTTACTGTGGCATTATCCTACCATCGCTGCACTTTCTCAACGTTTATCGGAAGAAAATCCCGAAAATGCCCAGTTAGAAAATTCAGCTAATGGTACTGTTAATAATGTCAATATTCCTGTACCATTTTTAGATTTAGGTGCGGAAGTGGTACTAGATCCCACTATTCAACCAGTGGGTAAGAATACCGTTGATATTACCAATCCTAAAAACATCTTTTTAACAGGGGGAACTGGTTATTTAGGGGCGTTTATTATCAAGGAACTTCTAGCAGAAACCCCAGCAACTATTTATTGTTTGGTACGCGGTGCTGATGTTGCTGAAGCTAAGAGCAAATTAATTAAAAATCTCCAACAGTATGCAATTTGGGATGATCAGTATAGTGATCGTTTAATTCCTATTGTTGGTGATTTATCACTACCACTTTTAGGTATTGGTGCTGAACAATTTGAAAATTTAGCTGCTAATATTGACACCATTTATCATAGTGGTGCTTTGCTGAATTACGTTTATCCTTATTCAGCATTAAAAGCAGCTAATGTATTAGGAACTCAGGAAGTTTTAAGGTTAGCTTGTAAAACCAAAGTTAAACCTGTACATTACGTTTCTAGCGTTGCTGTTTTTGAATCTACCGCTTACGCTGGTAAGGTGGTTAAAGAACAAGATAGATTTGATGATTGGCAAGGTATTTTCTTAGGTTATTCCCAAACAAAATGGGTAGCTGAAAAGTTAGTTAAAATTGCTGGTGACAGAGGATTGCCGATTACAATCTACAGACCACCTTTAATTGCTGGAGATAGTCAAACTGGGATTTGTAACACCCATGATTTTATCAATTTAATGATTAAAGGTTGTCTACAAATGGGGTCTTTTCCTGATGTAGATTATATGTTGGATATGTCCCCTGTAGACTATGTAAGTAAAGCAGTAGTTTACTTATCTAGACAGGAAAAATCTCTTGGACAAGCTTTCCATTTGCAACATCCCCAACCCGCTTCTTTAAAATCATTGGTGGAATGGATACGCACCTTTGGCTTTAAATTAGAAATGATTTCCTACGAACAATGGCAAAATGAATTAATCAATAATGTCACTGATCAAGAGAATCCATTATACACCCTGAAACCATTTTTATTAGAGCGTTGGTCTGATGAACAAATCACCATTCCTGATTTGTATTTGCAAGCAAGAAGACCAATTATTAGCTGTGAAAAAACCCTGGAAGCATTGAAAGGTAGTTCTATTGCTTGTCCGCAAATTGACTCACAATTATTAATCACTTACACTTCCTATTTAATGCAAACAGGTTTCCTCACTCTTGCATAA
- a CDS encoding SDR family NAD(P)-dependent oxidoreductase produces MNIKGQLQCKETALITGAASGIGYQLACIFASENYNLVLVDRNEIKLLEIDIDFKEKFNIPVKIIVKDLSIPTAPQEIFTELQQDNIQVDVIVNNAGFGTYGFFNETSLNHELEMLQVNLVCLTHLTKLFLKNMVKQGKGKILNVASAAAFQPGPLMAVYFATKAYVLSFSEAIANELEGTGVTVTVLCPGSTVSAFHERTGMADSKLVKGQKMMDAETVALIGYDALMRGQTIVIPGILNQVLAKSVRFFPRKLVTKIVRSMQENN; encoded by the coding sequence ATGAACATCAAAGGTCAATTACAATGTAAAGAAACTGCTCTGATTACTGGAGCAGCAAGTGGAATTGGCTACCAATTAGCCTGTATATTTGCCTCTGAGAATTACAATCTAGTCCTAGTAGATAGAAACGAAATCAAACTTTTAGAAATCGATATTGATTTCAAAGAGAAATTTAATATTCCTGTTAAAATTATTGTCAAGGATTTATCTATCCCTACTGCTCCCCAAGAAATTTTCACAGAATTGCAACAAGATAATATTCAAGTTGATGTAATTGTGAATAATGCCGGATTTGGTACTTATGGTTTCTTTAATGAAACTAGCTTGAATCATGAATTAGAAATGTTGCAGGTAAATTTAGTTTGTTTAACTCATTTAACTAAGTTATTTCTCAAAAATATGGTTAAGCAAGGTAAAGGTAAAATATTAAATGTTGCCTCTGCTGCTGCTTTTCAACCTGGTCCTTTAATGGCGGTTTATTTTGCCACTAAAGCTTATGTTTTATCCTTTTCAGAAGCTATTGCTAATGAGTTAGAAGGTACAGGTGTAACGGTAACAGTTTTGTGTCCAGGTTCAACTGTATCTGCGTTTCATGAACGCACAGGAATGGCAGATTCTAAGCTGGTGAAGGGTCAAAAAATGATGGATGCGGAAACTGTGGCTTTGATTGGATATGATGCCTTAATGCGTGGTCAAACAATAGTTATTCCTGGAATTTTAAATCAAGTATTGGCAAAAAGTGTCAGATTTTTCCCTCGAAAGCTGGTGACAAAAATTGTGAGAAGTATGCAAGAAAATAACTAA
- the rpsO gene encoding 30S ribosomal protein S15 yields MALTQQRKQEIISGFQVHETDTGSADVQIAMLTDRINRLSQHLQANKKDHSSRRGLLKMIGQRKRLLAYVLKNDREKYQALISRLGIRG; encoded by the coding sequence ATGGCTCTTACGCAACAGCGCAAACAAGAAATCATCTCTGGCTTCCAAGTACACGAAACCGATACCGGATCTGCGGATGTCCAAATCGCTATGTTGACTGATCGTATTAACCGCCTCAGCCAACACCTGCAAGCTAACAAAAAAGATCACTCCTCCCGCCGAGGACTATTAAAGATGATCGGACAGCGCAAGCGTCTTTTAGCTTATGTTCTCAAAAACGACCGGGAAAAGTATCAGGCTTTGATTTCTCGCCTGGGCATTCGTGGTTAG
- a CDS encoding PAM68 family protein, whose amino-acid sequence MSAEGSERSNLPFEPNKKRQKPVKTKTQPIVKTQESNQKSPKQPPYTKEEMAIPEVVSQRMIRRVAAFCGIPTALGITTLVVSYLLVSYAHIQLPPIAVLLVNMGLFGLGVLGITYGVFSASWDVERPGTLLGFGEFSTNWGRMVEGWRETRKKNV is encoded by the coding sequence ATGTCTGCTGAAGGATCAGAACGCAGTAATTTACCTTTTGAGCCAAATAAAAAGCGTCAAAAACCTGTAAAAACTAAAACTCAACCGATAGTAAAAACACAGGAATCTAATCAAAAGTCGCCAAAGCAACCACCTTACACGAAAGAGGAAATGGCGATTCCTGAAGTGGTCAGCCAGCGGATGATCCGCAGAGTCGCTGCATTTTGTGGGATACCTACAGCTTTAGGTATTACTACTCTGGTGGTCAGCTATTTGTTGGTCAGTTACGCTCATATCCAATTACCTCCCATCGCAGTATTATTGGTGAACATGGGATTATTTGGATTAGGAGTTTTAGGCATAACCTACGGTGTATTTTCCGCCTCTTGGGATGTAGAAAGACCTGGTACTTTACTAGGTTTCGGTGAATTTAGTACCAATTGGGGCAGAATGGTCGAAGGTTGGCGAGAAACACGCAAAAAGAACGTCTGA
- the aroF gene encoding 3-deoxy-7-phosphoheptulonate synthase — MIVVMKVGSPQSEIDRLTQELADWGLTPEKIIGKHKVVIGLVGETADLDPLQIQELSQWIEQVLRVEVPYKRASRQFRHGEASEVVVNTPDGPVIFGEHHPLVVVAGPCSVENETMIVETAKRVKAAGAKFLRGGAYKPRTSPYAFQGHGESALELLAKAREVSGLGIITEVMDAGDLEKIAEVADVIQVGARNMQNFSLLKQVGAQSKPVLLKRGMAATIEDWLMAAEYILAAGNPNVILCERGIRTFDRQYTRNTLDLSVVPVLRKLTHLPIMIDPSHGVGWSEFVPAMAMAAIAAGTDSLMIEVHPNPAKALSDGPQSLTPDRFDQLMSELAVIGKAMGRWPQPALATV, encoded by the coding sequence ATGATTGTTGTAATGAAAGTCGGCTCCCCACAGTCAGAAATAGATCGTTTAACTCAAGAATTAGCTGACTGGGGTTTAACACCAGAAAAAATCATTGGTAAACATAAGGTAGTAATAGGTTTAGTAGGTGAAACGGCGGATTTAGATCCCCTGCAAATTCAAGAACTCAGTCAATGGATCGAACAAGTATTAAGGGTGGAAGTACCCTATAAACGCGCTAGTCGTCAATTTCGCCACGGTGAAGCTTCTGAGGTGGTGGTAAATACTCCCGATGGTCCTGTAATTTTTGGTGAACATCATCCTTTAGTTGTGGTTGCTGGACCATGTTCGGTGGAAAATGAAACCATGATTGTGGAAACAGCAAAGCGGGTTAAGGCTGCTGGTGCTAAGTTCCTCCGTGGTGGTGCATACAAACCCCGGACTTCTCCTTATGCTTTCCAAGGTCACGGTGAAAGTGCTTTAGAATTATTAGCTAAGGCGCGGGAAGTCAGTGGACTAGGAATTATTACTGAAGTGATGGACGCTGGAGATTTGGAAAAAATCGCCGAAGTTGCTGATGTGATTCAGGTAGGGGCGAGAAATATGCAAAATTTCTCCCTCTTAAAACAAGTAGGGGCGCAATCTAAACCAGTTCTTTTAAAACGCGGAATGGCGGCGACTATTGAAGATTGGTTAATGGCCGCTGAGTACATTTTAGCTGCTGGTAATCCGAATGTGATTTTGTGTGAACGGGGAATTAGAACTTTTGATCGTCAGTATACGCGCAATACTTTAGATTTGTCCGTTGTGCCGGTATTAAGAAAACTCACTCACCTGCCGATTATGATTGATCCTAGTCATGGTGTAGGTTGGTCTGAGTTTGTACCTGCAATGGCAATGGCAGCGATCGCCGCTGGTACAGATTCTTTAATGATAGAAGTTCACCCCAACCCAGCCAAAGCTTTATCTGACGGACCCCAATCTTTAACCCCAGACAGGTTTGATCAACTGATGTCAGAATTAGCAGTTATTGGTAAAGCTATGGGACGTTGGCCACAACCTGCTTTGGCAACCGTTTAA